The following coding sequences are from one Bdellovibrionota bacterium window:
- a CDS encoding Rieske 2Fe-2S domain-containing protein, with the protein MSEPIDRRRFFTRIGLAGMGAALGLAWIGVMRFFSLKVFYERSRAVKIGKPEEFTAGSMRLFSEHRFFLFRDEEGFYAISAVCTHLGCVVRRIEETYECPCHGSAFDQNGQVTRGPAPAPLKWLKIAQSADGYLVVNLAENVRTGTRFNYA; encoded by the coding sequence ATGAGCGAGCCGATCGACAGGCGCCGGTTTTTCACACGGATCGGTCTCGCAGGAATGGGCGCGGCGTTGGGACTCGCGTGGATCGGCGTCATGCGTTTCTTTTCGTTGAAAGTTTTTTACGAACGATCGCGCGCGGTAAAGATCGGGAAACCGGAAGAGTTCACTGCGGGATCCATGCGGCTTTTCTCGGAACACCGCTTCTTTCTTTTTCGGGATGAGGAGGGATTTTACGCCATCTCGGCGGTATGCACGCATCTGGGCTGTGTCGTTCGGCGCATCGAGGAAACCTACGAATGTCCCTGCCACGGATCCGCCTTTGATCAGAACGGTCAGGTGACACGAGGACCTGCTCCCGCCCCGCTCAAGTGGCTAAAAATCGCCCAATCGGCCGACGGCTACCTCGTCGTAAACTTGGCGGAAAACGTCCGGACCGGAACCAGATTCAACTATGCGTGA
- a CDS encoding cytochrome b N-terminal domain-containing protein, translated as MRDENLSTARSSLWKNARALPMNFWRSLMRHGSPDSPRNRSLVVMSNVFLHIHPVHVHRHSLKWSYSFGLGLISAFLFIILCVTGVVLMIFYVPSTELAYDRMKDLSFVVTGGRLIRNLHRWAAHGMVVAVLLHMVRVFYTGSYKAPREFNWVIGMLLLILTLGLSFTGYLLPWDQLAFWAITVGSSIAASTNEVTDALGMTPYFDPGRMIRELMLGGTEIGQDALLRFYVLHVIVLPVFMIVLMAVHIWRIRMDGGLSRPGTSNVAPPIGTEAAGATRTYGLMALVKGKSTKTDSLPEDTVFSWPRLFLIEVSLFMTVFVLFVVLSLLFDAPLKEIANPAVPENPAKAPWYFLGLQELVSYSGFAGGVLIPGIAILGLLIIPYLDRETEGVGIWCHGGGSRREILTSGIGAAIGIAALIAFTVKYGWLRNWFPDIPQLVITAFNPGTVIVAFFALKSAWTVRRTGSTRLGAISLFTMFCVGFIILTYVGTFLRGPSWHFYWSTSDWPGGGH; from the coding sequence ATGCGTGACGAGAACCTCTCTACGGCACGCTCCAGCCTATGGAAGAACGCTCGGGCGCTGCCGATGAATTTCTGGCGCTCCCTCATGCGCCATGGCTCTCCGGACTCCCCCCGAAACCGGTCGCTGGTCGTCATGTCGAACGTCTTCTTGCATATCCATCCGGTGCATGTGCATCGCCACAGTCTGAAATGGAGCTATTCTTTCGGTCTCGGACTCATCTCGGCATTTCTTTTCATCATTCTGTGCGTAACGGGCGTGGTCCTCATGATCTTTTATGTTCCGTCGACGGAACTCGCTTACGACCGCATGAAGGATTTGAGTTTTGTGGTCACGGGGGGCCGATTGATTCGGAATCTCCACCGGTGGGCGGCTCACGGGATGGTCGTCGCCGTTTTGCTCCACATGGTTCGCGTCTTTTATACCGGTTCGTACAAGGCGCCCCGGGAATTCAACTGGGTGATCGGGATGCTTCTTCTCATATTGACCTTAGGCTTGAGCTTCACCGGCTACCTGTTGCCATGGGACCAGTTGGCGTTTTGGGCGATCACCGTGGGATCATCGATCGCGGCTTCGACCAACGAGGTGACCGATGCTCTCGGAATGACCCCTTACTTCGACCCCGGAAGAATGATCCGGGAGCTGATGCTGGGCGGCACGGAGATCGGCCAGGATGCGCTCCTCCGTTTCTATGTCTTGCATGTGATTGTTCTCCCCGTTTTTATGATCGTTCTTATGGCGGTCCATATCTGGAGAATCCGGATGGATGGCGGCCTTTCGCGCCCCGGAACCTCTAACGTAGCACCTCCGATCGGAACGGAGGCCGCCGGCGCCACCCGAACGTACGGCCTGATGGCGTTGGTGAAGGGGAAGTCGACCAAAACCGACAGTTTGCCGGAAGACACGGTATTCTCCTGGCCCCGCCTTTTTCTGATCGAGGTTTCTCTTTTTATGACCGTATTCGTCCTCTTTGTGGTCCTTTCCCTGCTGTTCGACGCGCCCCTAAAGGAAATCGCCAATCCGGCGGTCCCGGAGAACCCGGCCAAGGCGCCGTGGTATTTTTTGGGATTGCAGGAGCTGGTCAGCTACTCGGGCTTTGCAGGCGGCGTCCTCATCCCCGGCATCGCGATCCTGGGCCTGCTGATCATTCCGTATCTGGATCGGGAGACGGAGGGAGTCGGAATCTGGTGTCACGGGGGAGGAAGCCGGCGGGAGATTCTCACATCCGGAATCGGGGCGGCCATCGGCATCGCGGCGCTGATCGCTTTCACGGTGAAGTACGGTTGGTTGCGAAACTGGTTCCCCGATATTCCGCAGTTGGTGATTACAGCCTTCAATCCGGGGACCGTAATCGTCGCCTTCTTTGCGCTGAAGAGCGCCTGGACCGTTCGCCGCACAGGGTCGACGCGGTTGGGGGCGATCTCCCTTTTCACGATGTTCTGTGTTGGGTTCATCATCCTTACGTACGTCGGCACATTCTTGCGCGGCCCAAGCTGGCACTTTTATTGGTCTACCTCAGATTGGCCCGGGGGGGGCCATTAG
- a CDS encoding c-type cytochrome, whose translation MGIRVWFAASSVSAAIVLIIAAVADYRTEWRTHQLEYRERALAMEREFSVRELLKNMEIGIHQEYLEELGRVDRCVTCHLGIENPKMADVPQPLKSHPGFLLKSHPPQRFGCTICHGGQGLATDSREAHGQVSNWDRPLREPIQIEAACGTCHRQGKLDNAERLNEGRTLFQQFGCVGCHRVWARGLHVGPDLSRLAEKDFTGDHRVDLEDWEWNIQHLIDPRSKVQRSFMPGFGFDRNQATALAVFLYSLSDRSVAASYWPPDRPEIVPRSRIDSGYEVFLEYGCAGCHGVKGKGGVLNANSQSGGQVPALTKLREGYLKEALIQKIKEGARTEKADPKGINPPLHMPAWRGEIGDEKLDLLADYLFSLAPQTKDDWDE comes from the coding sequence ATGGGGATACGCGTCTGGTTCGCCGCTTCGTCCGTTTCCGCCGCGATTGTTCTGATCATCGCGGCGGTGGCCGACTATCGCACCGAATGGCGCACACATCAGCTGGAGTATCGGGAGCGTGCCCTGGCCATGGAGAGGGAATTCTCCGTCCGGGAATTGCTCAAAAACATGGAAATTGGAATCCACCAGGAATACCTCGAGGAACTGGGTCGCGTGGATCGCTGTGTCACATGTCATCTGGGGATTGAAAACCCAAAGATGGCCGACGTCCCCCAACCGCTCAAAAGCCACCCGGGATTTCTGCTCAAGAGTCATCCTCCGCAACGATTCGGCTGCACGATCTGTCACGGGGGCCAGGGATTGGCGACCGACAGTCGGGAAGCACATGGGCAGGTCTCCAATTGGGATCGCCCGCTGCGCGAGCCAATTCAAATCGAGGCCGCGTGCGGGACGTGTCACCGTCAGGGAAAGCTGGATAACGCGGAACGTTTGAACGAAGGGAGGACGCTGTTTCAACAATTCGGCTGCGTGGGGTGCCACCGCGTGTGGGCCCGTGGTTTACACGTGGGTCCAGACCTCTCACGTCTGGCCGAAAAGGATTTCACCGGCGATCACCGAGTCGACTTGGAGGATTGGGAATGGAACATCCAACACTTGATCGACCCGCGCTCGAAAGTCCAACGTAGTTTCATGCCCGGTTTTGGTTTCGATCGGAACCAAGCGACGGCTCTCGCCGTCTTTCTGTATTCGCTGAGTGATCGATCGGTGGCTGCAAGCTATTGGCCTCCGGACCGGCCTGAGATCGTTCCGCGCTCGCGTATCGATAGTGGATACGAGGTTTTCCTGGAATACGGCTGTGCGGGATGCCATGGCGTCAAGGGAAAAGGGGGCGTTCTCAACGCGAATTCACAGAGCGGCGGACAGGTTCCGGCGCTCACCAAACTGAGGGAAGGCTACCTTAAGGAGGCGCTCATTCAGAAGATCAAGGAAGGAGCGCGGACGGAGAAAGCGGATCCGAAGGGGATCAATCCCCCCCTGCACATGCCCGCTTGGCGCGGAGAGATCGGCGATGAAAAACTGGACCTCTTGGCCGACTATCTCTTCAGCCTGGCGCCTCAAACGAAGGATGATTGGGATGAATGA